Proteins found in one Deltaproteobacteria bacterium genomic segment:
- a CDS encoding DNA gyrase inhibitor YacG: MNMIKKVKCPKCGKEANFNDNPFRPFCSERCKIADLGAWAEEAYFIPGEDVDLEGECGDWSDEERSKRTYH; the protein is encoded by the coding sequence ATAAATATGATAAAAAAAGTTAAATGCCCAAAGTGCGGCAAAGAAGCAAACTTTAATGATAATCCTTTCAGGCCCTTTTGCAGTGAGCGCTGCAAAATAGCGGACCTTGGGGCCTGGGCTGAAGAAGCCTACTTTATTCCCGGCGAGGATGTTGACCTTGAAGGGGAATGTGGAGATTGGTCAGATGAAGAGAGGAGTAAACGAACCTACCATTGA
- a CDS encoding PilZ domain-containing protein, with product MPDEPLQEHKRRSLRVPIIVTRVRVDHEGNVFFGYAKNISKAGLFIQTINPKNIGERFNVEFCLPGESDLFSCTVEVIWKRDFPQSEKYEPGMGLKFINLSPVQADLLEAWINQDAEIVEESI from the coding sequence ATGCCGGACGAACCACTGCAAGAACATAAGAGAAGAAGCCTTAGAGTTCCCATTATTGTGACCAGGGTAAGGGTCGACCATGAAGGCAATGTCTTTTTTGGTTATGCAAAAAACATTAGCAAGGCGGGGCTCTTCATCCAGACGATTAATCCGAAAAATATAGGAGAGCGCTTTAATGTGGAATTCTGTCTTCCCGGTGAGAGTGATCTTTTCTCCTGTACGGTGGAAGTAATCTGGAAAAGGGACTTTCCTCAATCGGAAAAGTATGAACCGGGCATGGGTCTTAAATTCATCAATTTATCGCCTGTACAGGCTGACCTGCTGGAAGCGTGGATCAATCAGGATGCCGAAATAGTAGAAGAGAGTATCTGA
- a CDS encoding SH3 domain-containing protein, with the protein MKKISILLFIFMFLAVPSFAADLYVKSVKAKVLSKPSMRSKTIKTLSRGSKVSEIKRKGKWVMVEVNGKKGWISKYLVSKRPPMKRVSLLARGKNLEKTARKRASAFTSVAAARGLTDYDRARAGRKGYVVDFSALEQMEKINIDEMEALAFIEEGVSR; encoded by the coding sequence ATGAAGAAGATTTCCATATTGTTGTTCATTTTCATGTTTCTTGCTGTTCCTTCCTTTGCTGCAGACCTGTATGTTAAAAGTGTAAAAGCCAAAGTTTTGTCCAAACCATCGATGCGATCAAAAACCATTAAAACCCTTTCACGGGGAAGCAAAGTTAGCGAAATTAAGAGAAAAGGGAAGTGGGTAATGGTTGAGGTGAATGGAAAGAAAGGCTGGATTTCAAAGTATCTTGTTTCAAAAAGACCGCCCATGAAGAGAGTTTCCCTGTTGGCAAGAGGTAAAAATCTTGAGAAGACAGCAAGAAAAAGGGCCTCGGCTTTCACCAGCGTTGCTGCTGCACGTGGCCTTACCGATTATGATAGAGCCAGGGCCGGCAGAAAGGGGTACGTTGTTGATTTTTCAGCATTGGAACAGATGGAGAAAATTAACATCGATGAGATGGAAGCCCTGGCGTTTATTGAAGAAGGAGTGTCGAGATGA
- a CDS encoding M48 family metalloprotease — translation MKNTLSLWLLFSAAILMASCASAPPTASDDSVREVRKRQSQKVMEISKNDVEAEIQFGQELSARILGKYRLYDDKKATRYINLIGKGLASYSSRPEIDFRFAIINTDMINAFAAPGGYIFITKGTLKMIENEAQLAGVLAHEIAHVTERHIVKELDIKGRDTSVGAGFAAILGGGTSETVRAAFTQLVDKASELLFDKGLKREDELASDTLSVMLISNAGYNPVAYKKLLEKVESKKAKKEKEVLSATHPSIVDRVGAIEKLIAEEGLDALNYADVKKRYGKYIKL, via the coding sequence ATGAAGAATACATTATCGCTTTGGCTGCTTTTTTCAGCGGCAATTCTTATGGCCTCATGCGCTTCTGCTCCCCCGACGGCTTCCGATGACAGTGTCAGGGAAGTGAGAAAGCGCCAGTCTCAAAAGGTAATGGAGATTTCAAAGAATGATGTGGAGGCGGAAATCCAGTTTGGCCAGGAACTTTCCGCCCGAATCCTTGGAAAATACCGGCTCTATGATGACAAAAAAGCCACCCGCTATATCAACCTTATCGGGAAAGGGCTTGCTTCCTATTCTTCAAGGCCTGAAATAGACTTCAGGTTTGCAATCATCAATACGGACATGATCAATGCTTTTGCAGCGCCGGGCGGTTATATTTTTATTACCAAAGGGACGCTAAAAATGATTGAGAATGAGGCCCAGCTGGCCGGGGTACTGGCCCATGAAATTGCCCATGTGACGGAAAGGCATATTGTAAAGGAGCTTGATATTAAAGGAAGAGATACCTCTGTCGGAGCAGGTTTTGCCGCCATTCTCGGCGGGGGCACATCAGAGACGGTAAGGGCGGCATTCACCCAGCTTGTCGACAAGGCTTCCGAACTGCTCTTTGATAAAGGACTGAAACGTGAAGATGAACTGGCTTCCGATACCCTCTCGGTTATGCTGATAAGCAATGCCGGTTATAATCCCGTTGCTTATAAAAAATTGCTTGAGAAGGTTGAAAGTAAAAAAGCTAAAAAAGAGAAAGAAGTGCTTAGTGCCACCCATCCTTCCATAGTCGACAGGGTAGGGGCAATAGAAAAACTTATTGCAGAGGAAGGACTGGATGCGTTAAATTATGCCGACGTTAAGAAGAGGTATGGAAAATATATTAAACTCTAA
- a CDS encoding adenylate/guanylate cyclase domain-containing protein: MKIFNINIKKALWGIGISLFIALIVDGLYMYGYLEGLERKSFDLRTEIVRADKKAHDDIVLVMIDEQSLVNLNPLVGSWPWPRQVYSELLAFFLDGGARSVVFDVLFTEYRDPLTDEGEVGDDDYSLIEATAESGNVFHAAQIMIDEEDEINKTLLNNPLPEKFVKAFSLQNIDKAAFETTPYNKFYLPIRELYEVSKGVGVVEFTPDGDNVYRRTRLFRHYQGNLFPVMSMAVILDVLQPEKVIRKESHILLGNLEVPLLEDGQYLINMYKNFKSYSISGVLSSASKLLQGEVDNLMFYPEDFENKIVIIGASAVGVEDLKATAMGMRVPGVMLHASLISNVLNEDFLHVIPKGQTRLIIYIGTILLGFLILAFRHLIFQVLVPVAAAVIYVTVAFSVFENNVVIDMVPPLVSVVAVWLGSFTYLYFSEGRDKRKVRKMLGQYVSPAVLTELEGSNSEFIKAEVGSKEHLSILFSDVRGFTTMSETLPAERVVEILNRYLSGMVDIIFLNQGTLDKFIGDAIMAFWGAPIKVSNHATLAVRTSIEMTRGLEAVNEDFAAKGYPRLKVGIGVHTGDVILGNIGSEKKLDYTVIGDHVNLTSRLEGLTKSYGCEVLITESTFGELEEGFPCRVVDNVRVKGKVEPIRIYSVLGLNDDSEEDLKLKRKICSYSEVAFNHYLNRNFEEALKMFSKLKTFLKEDRVSEIFIERCHACIEEPPEENWDGVFTMTTK, translated from the coding sequence ATGAAAATATTCAATATTAATATAAAAAAAGCGCTCTGGGGGATAGGCATCAGCCTTTTTATAGCGCTCATTGTCGATGGCCTTTATATGTACGGCTATCTGGAAGGGCTTGAGAGGAAGAGTTTTGATCTTAGAACAGAGATTGTCAGGGCTGATAAAAAAGCCCATGATGATATTGTGCTGGTTATGATAGATGAGCAGTCTCTTGTGAATTTAAATCCTCTTGTAGGCAGTTGGCCCTGGCCACGCCAGGTGTACAGTGAATTGCTGGCTTTTTTTCTTGATGGTGGCGCCAGGAGTGTTGTTTTTGATGTTCTTTTCACAGAATACCGGGATCCTTTGACCGATGAAGGTGAAGTCGGTGATGATGATTATTCTTTGATAGAAGCTACTGCAGAGTCTGGTAACGTATTCCATGCTGCTCAAATCATGATTGATGAAGAAGATGAAATCAATAAGACGCTTCTTAATAATCCACTGCCGGAAAAATTTGTAAAGGCCTTTTCTCTCCAAAATATAGATAAGGCTGCTTTTGAGACAACGCCATATAACAAATTTTATCTTCCAATTAGAGAACTTTATGAAGTGTCTAAGGGGGTAGGTGTTGTAGAATTTACGCCTGATGGAGATAATGTTTATAGAAGGACGAGATTATTCAGGCATTATCAAGGTAATTTATTTCCTGTTATGTCCATGGCTGTTATCCTCGATGTCCTTCAACCTGAAAAAGTTATTAGGAAAGAAAGTCATATTTTACTTGGAAATCTGGAAGTGCCGCTTTTAGAAGATGGGCAGTACCTTATTAACATGTATAAGAATTTCAAGTCCTATTCCATTAGTGGCGTCCTGTCTTCAGCTTCAAAGCTTCTTCAAGGTGAAGTTGACAACCTGATGTTTTACCCTGAAGATTTTGAAAACAAAATTGTCATAATCGGCGCCAGCGCCGTTGGTGTGGAAGATTTGAAAGCAACCGCCATGGGGATGCGGGTGCCGGGGGTTATGCTCCATGCTTCCTTGATCAGTAACGTTCTTAATGAGGACTTTCTTCATGTCATTCCAAAAGGGCAGACAAGGTTAATTATATACATTGGCACCATCCTCCTGGGTTTTCTTATCCTTGCCTTCAGGCATCTCATATTCCAGGTGTTGGTCCCTGTTGCCGCTGCTGTCATTTATGTTACCGTTGCTTTTTCGGTTTTTGAAAATAATGTTGTCATCGATATGGTTCCTCCCCTTGTTTCTGTTGTTGCCGTATGGCTCGGATCTTTTACCTATCTCTATTTCTCTGAGGGGAGGGACAAGCGAAAGGTAAGAAAGATGCTGGGCCAGTATGTGTCTCCTGCTGTCTTAACGGAACTTGAGGGCAGTAACAGTGAATTTATAAAGGCGGAAGTCGGCAGCAAGGAGCACCTGAGTATCCTTTTCTCCGATGTAAGAGGTTTTACGACCATGTCTGAAACCCTTCCTGCAGAAAGAGTTGTTGAAATACTTAACCGCTATCTTTCGGGAATGGTGGATATTATATTCCTTAACCAGGGGACGCTGGACAAGTTTATCGGTGATGCTATCATGGCTTTTTGGGGCGCGCCGATCAAGGTATCGAACCACGCCACGCTGGCCGTTAGAACTTCTATTGAGATGACGCGGGGACTGGAAGCCGTGAACGAGGACTTTGCCGCTAAAGGTTATCCCCGGCTTAAGGTTGGTATCGGTGTTCATACGGGTGACGTTATTCTCGGCAATATCGGTTCGGAAAAGAAGCTCGACTATACCGTTATTGGTGACCACGTTAATTTAACGTCGCGTCTTGAAGGGCTTACAAAATCCTATGGTTGTGAAGTGCTTATTACAGAATCGACCTTTGGTGAGCTTGAAGAAGGTTTTCCCTGTCGCGTTGTCGATAATGTGAGGGTCAAAGGCAAGGTGGAGCCTATCCGTATTTATTCTGTTCTCGGCTTGAATGATGACTCTGAAGAAGACCTTAAATTGAAGAGAAAGATATGCAGCTATTCGGAAGTTGCGTTCAATCATTACTTGAACAGGAATTTTGAAGAGGCCCTCAAGATGTTTTCAAAGCTGAAAACCTTTTTGAAGGAAGACAGGGTATCGGAAATATTTATTGAAAGGTGCCATGCCTGCATTGAAGAGCCGCCGGAAGAAAACTGGGACGGCGTCTTCACCATGACAACCAAATGA
- the htpG gene encoding molecular chaperone HtpG produces the protein MAAKNTYKFKTDVKQLLDLVTHSLYSHKDVFLRELISNASDAIDKIRFESLTNADVLEDNSDWKIKLFVDKEKKTLTFSDNGCGMSKDDLKDHVGTIAKSGTQEFLKKLKESKEQDNPDLIGQFGVGFYSSFMVADKVTIQTRTAGGKGCEWSSTGEADFDLKDFPKLTRGTDIILHLKDDCHEFLEEHELRGLVKKYSEFVEFPVCMDVEKFEYPNDKDGKPDYNAKPDKKIEEERLNSTEAIWLKSKSDISDDDYNNFYKQLSHDFSEPIDKIHYSAEGVLEYKALMYFPSRAPQDLYSRDAVKGLNLYINRVFIMNNCEKLLPVYLRFIKGVVDSSDLPLNVSREILQENPQMEKIKKGLINKILSTLKDMKEKDREKYNAFYKEFGQVLKEGLHYDHDNKDKIADLLLFETTKTQAGELKSLREYVDGMKDDQKEIYYITAENRTQALGTPQLELFRSKDLEVILMTDYVDEWVTPQLNEYDKKPLKAVHRGEVSLESEKEKEKEVKEKSEQYKDLLKAIEAKLTDDIKEVKFSTKLTESACCLTSDEAGMNAQMEQMMKAMGQEVPRQKKVLELNPAHPLIETLNAIYEKDALSEQFKEYVELIYDQALLTEGSQLNDPLGFARKISELMVKAGKE, from the coding sequence ATGGCCGCAAAAAATACTTATAAATTCAAAACAGATGTTAAGCAACTTCTCGATCTGGTGACGCACTCACTCTATTCTCACAAGGATGTTTTTCTGAGAGAACTTATCTCCAATGCTTCAGATGCAATTGACAAGATTCGTTTTGAGTCTCTCACTAACGCTGATGTACTTGAAGATAACAGTGACTGGAAGATTAAACTTTTTGTCGATAAAGAAAAGAAGACCTTGACCTTTTCCGATAATGGCTGCGGGATGAGCAAGGATGACCTGAAAGATCATGTCGGAACAATTGCCAAGTCGGGAACGCAGGAATTTCTTAAGAAATTGAAGGAGAGTAAGGAACAAGACAACCCTGATCTCATTGGTCAGTTTGGTGTCGGTTTTTACTCTTCTTTTATGGTGGCCGATAAGGTAACCATTCAAACAAGAACTGCCGGTGGAAAAGGGTGTGAGTGGAGTTCGACAGGTGAAGCAGACTTTGATCTTAAGGACTTTCCTAAACTTACGAGGGGTACGGATATCATCCTGCACCTCAAGGACGATTGCCACGAGTTTCTGGAAGAACATGAATTACGGGGACTTGTAAAAAAGTATTCTGAATTTGTCGAATTCCCTGTTTGCATGGATGTAGAGAAATTTGAATATCCCAATGATAAAGATGGGAAACCTGATTACAATGCCAAGCCTGACAAGAAAATTGAAGAAGAAAGATTGAATTCCACTGAAGCCATCTGGTTGAAATCGAAGTCTGATATCTCTGATGACGATTATAATAATTTTTACAAGCAGCTATCCCACGACTTTTCAGAACCGATCGACAAGATACATTACAGTGCCGAAGGTGTTCTTGAATACAAGGCCCTTATGTACTTCCCTTCAAGGGCGCCTCAGGATCTTTACAGCCGTGACGCCGTTAAGGGACTCAATCTCTACATAAACCGCGTTTTTATTATGAATAACTGTGAGAAGCTTCTTCCCGTTTATTTGAGGTTTATAAAAGGTGTCGTTGATTCAAGTGATCTTCCCCTCAACGTATCCAGGGAAATTCTCCAGGAAAACCCGCAGATGGAGAAGATCAAAAAGGGTCTCATCAACAAAATTCTCTCTACCCTTAAAGATATGAAAGAGAAGGACAGAGAAAAGTACAACGCCTTCTACAAGGAGTTTGGGCAGGTACTTAAAGAGGGGCTTCATTACGATCATGACAATAAGGACAAGATTGCAGACCTTCTCCTTTTTGAAACAACAAAGACGCAGGCCGGTGAACTGAAATCCCTCAGGGAGTATGTTGATGGTATGAAGGATGACCAGAAAGAGATTTATTATATAACCGCTGAAAACAGGACTCAGGCCCTTGGAACGCCACAGTTGGAACTCTTCAGGTCCAAAGATCTTGAAGTCATCCTCATGACTGACTACGTGGATGAGTGGGTAACGCCTCAGCTTAACGAATATGATAAAAAACCTCTCAAAGCTGTTCATCGGGGAGAAGTAAGTCTCGAAAGTGAAAAGGAGAAAGAGAAGGAAGTCAAAGAAAAGAGCGAGCAATACAAAGACCTTCTCAAGGCGATTGAAGCCAAGCTGACTGATGACATTAAGGAAGTGAAGTTTTCAACAAAGTTAACGGAGAGTGCCTGTTGTCTTACGTCGGATGAAGCCGGCATGAATGCCCAGATGGAGCAAATGATGAAGGCCATGGGGCAGGAAGTGCCCAGGCAGAAGAAGGTACTTGAGCTTAACCCGGCCCATCCCCTCATTGAGACGCTCAATGCTATTTACGAAAAGGATGCACTTTCCGAACAGTTCAAGGAATATGTGGAACTCATTTATGATCAGGCATTATTAACAGAAGGTTCACAGCTTAATGATCCTCTCGGTTTTGCGCG
- a CDS encoding peptide chain release factor 3, which translates to MAGCEKEILKRRTFGIISHPDAGKTTLTEKLLLFGGAIQMAGAVKARKSSRHATSDWMAMEQERGISVTTSVMKFNFEGYEINLLDTPGHQDFSEDTYRVLTAVDSALMVIDSAKGVETQTKKLMEVCRMRNTPIITFINKLDREGMDPLDILADIEDTLQVECAPLSWPIGMGKRFKGVYNLFQKQLHLFTAGQETRDKDGIVINDLSDPELDELLGDQAQELRDEVELLEGASNPFDLEHYLKGNQTPVFFGSAINNFGVRELLEAFVELSPSPGPRHTTTRDISPEEGAFSGFVFKIQANMDPAHRDRIAFFRICSGKFTRGMKVRHHRIGKDISLSNATIFMAQDRSTVEEAYPGDIIGIHNHGTIKIGDTFTTKEELKFTGIPNFAPEHFRKVYLKNPLKVKQLQKGLIQLAEEGAVQVFRPLMGSDYIMGAVGVLQFDVTMARLKDEYGVDATYEGASFAAARWVVSDDKKKLDQFRKDQEINLAHDAEGNLTFLAQSAWRLSNAMEEWPEVTFLKTKEHN; encoded by the coding sequence ATGGCCGGCTGCGAGAAAGAGATATTAAAAAGAAGGACCTTCGGTATTATCAGCCATCCCGATGCGGGGAAGACGACGCTTACGGAAAAGCTGCTCCTCTTTGGGGGAGCGATCCAGATGGCAGGCGCTGTCAAGGCCCGTAAGTCGTCCCGCCATGCAACGAGTGACTGGATGGCCATGGAGCAGGAGCGTGGCATATCGGTGACGACTTCCGTTATGAAGTTCAACTTTGAAGGGTATGAAATCAACCTTCTCGATACGCCGGGTCACCAGGATTTTTCGGAAGATACCTACCGCGTACTGACGGCCGTTGATAGCGCTCTTATGGTAATCGACTCTGCCAAAGGGGTAGAGACGCAGACAAAAAAGCTGATGGAAGTCTGCCGTATGCGAAATACGCCAATTATTACTTTCATCAATAAGCTTGACCGTGAAGGGATGGACCCTCTCGATATTCTTGCCGATATCGAAGATACCCTGCAGGTTGAGTGTGCCCCTTTGAGTTGGCCCATCGGTATGGGTAAACGTTTTAAGGGGGTATACAACCTTTTCCAAAAACAGCTTCATCTTTTTACAGCGGGACAGGAAACGAGAGATAAGGACGGTATCGTAATCAATGATCTGTCCGATCCCGAGCTGGATGAACTTCTGGGAGACCAGGCACAGGAACTGAGAGATGAGGTTGAACTTTTGGAAGGCGCTTCCAATCCTTTTGACCTGGAGCATTATCTCAAGGGAAACCAGACACCTGTCTTTTTCGGAAGCGCGATCAACAATTTCGGTGTAAGGGAACTGCTTGAGGCCTTTGTCGAACTTTCGCCATCTCCCGGTCCAAGGCATACGACGACAAGAGATATTTCTCCCGAAGAGGGTGCTTTCTCGGGATTTGTCTTTAAAATTCAGGCCAATATGGATCCCGCACACCGTGACCGCATAGCCTTTTTCAGAATTTGCAGCGGAAAGTTTACCCGCGGTATGAAGGTGCGCCACCACCGAATAGGGAAGGATATCAGCCTTTCTAATGCCACAATTTTTATGGCCCAGGACCGCTCTACTGTGGAAGAGGCCTATCCCGGTGATATTATCGGTATTCATAATCACGGTACAATCAAGATTGGTGATACTTTCACGACAAAGGAAGAACTTAAATTTACCGGTATTCCCAACTTTGCGCCTGAACATTTCAGGAAGGTCTACCTCAAAAATCCACTCAAGGTAAAGCAGTTGCAAAAAGGCTTAATTCAGCTTGCCGAAGAAGGCGCTGTTCAGGTTTTCAGGCCTTTAATGGGCAGTGATTACATTATGGGCGCTGTCGGTGTTCTACAGTTTGACGTTACTATGGCAAGGCTGAAAGATGAATACGGCGTTGATGCCACCTATGAAGGAGCCAGCTTTGCTGCTGCACGTTGGGTTGTCAGTGACGACAAGAAAAAACTCGATCAATTCAGGAAAGATCAGGAAATTAACCTTGCTCACGATGCGGAAGGGAACCTTACCTTTTTGGCCCAAAGCGCTTGGCGATTGTCAAATGCCATGGAGGAATGGCCTGAAGTGACATTTCTAAAAACAAAGGAACATAATTAA